TAATGAAGAGCGAGTACAGGGCGTAAACAATGAGGAACACGCCCAGTATCGACTTCATTAAATCATCACTGAATTCGTTAAGAAGAAAAATTCCTATTGGAATCCCGAAGACGGCACCTGTAATAAGTGGAGCGATTTTCCTGAAGTCAAATCTTACCCTGAATCGAAATGTCAGGATCCCGGATATTAACGGCAGAAAAAGGGCTATCAGCGGCGCTACAAACTTTATATTCAGAAAAAGCAGGAGGAGCGGCATCCCGATCAAAACAAAGGCAAACCCAAACATCCCCTGTAACAGGGAGGCGATAAATATTACCCCTCCAATATAAATTATCTCCATAGATAGTGGAAGAATAAAATGCCGTACACAGCTATGACTGCCTCGATGAGGACATCAAATCGAGCATTTATCCTTACAGTACACTAAAATTCAATTCAGAATGTAATCACTTACCACACTGTGACAGTTTTAGAAGGCGAGGAATCCATCGGAGTCCAGAGCTAAATCTATGAGTGTGGCAGCTCCCGTAATCTTTGCCTGCGGGATTAAATCATCCTCTTTCAGGCCCTTGTTGGCAAAACTCTGGGAACAGACCTGGAACTCGATCCCGGATTCAACAGCCTCCCGGAGTCTCTGTTTCAAGGTAGGTTTTCCCGGTTTGGTGTCAGGTTCTCTATCAACTGCACCTTTAACCATTAGATCAACCCCATCCTGCACACAGTATAAAATCGTCCGGCTGTTGGCCGTTGCAGCAATCGTAGCAAACATGAGGGCTGAACGGGCTGTAGCAGGGGCATTCAACCCGGATGTACAAACCACGAGAAACAGTGGTTCCACTTTTTTCTGTTCTCTATCATGAGGTAATGATACCAGTTCATTTTGCATATTGTCCTCCTTATATTATTGCTAAGCAAGATGGACTCGTAAAAAGTCCATCTTACCGTTTCAGGATGGCTAAGTAAAAATTCGATATACAGGGAGTAGTGGTGTCGTCCAGGCGGAGGCATTGGGCGTACCCGCTACGACGCAGGAGATCGATTTTTTGCGAGCCATCAAGCAAGTCTTCTCTTTGAAAACTCATTCGATAACTTAACCGGTTTAATCATTGTCTGTCCCACCGGAGAAATAGCTAACGCCTGTTCACATATCTCCTCAAGTTCTTCCAGCGCAGCTTTGCTCTTCACAAAAACCTTTGTTCTTATTTCGTTGAACCCGGGTGTTGAATCTGTACCGGAGGGTTTCTCTTTTGCAAGAAAGGCAGGAATATCAACGTCACCCTCAAGTTCAATTTCCAGTTTCTCTATCTGTATATCCTTCATTGTTGCAAGAAAAACAAATACTATACTCAGACACGCTCCATACGCACTGAGTAAAAGGGCCATAGGATTTGGAGCACTATCAGAACCTCCAAGTGAACAAGGTTCGTCCGCCAGGACTTTAAAGTCCTTAACAGCCGTCTCTATTTTAAAACCACCCCTCCAAACTGATTTTGCCTTTGTTACTGTTACACCTAACTCCGGTGATGCCTTTAAAACATCCACCAGTTTTTTTATTTGCATCTCGTCTAAACTGTTTAACATGCTCTGTGGTCTCCTCAACGTGTCTTTATTTTCTCAATATATATATATATATAGTCTGTTTATGAACCAAATTATGAACCAAACTTACGGTGTCACCTCTGAAATAAATTCAGGACAGACTCTGACATTATGCGCCCCGAAACCTCCCGGGGTAGTGTTTCAGGGAGTATCCGTACCGACCTCAATCCTACTAAGCAAAGTTTATGCCATACTACTATTATTTTTTTAACACCCTTTATTGTAAACACTCTTTTATTTTGAACATAATCTAAACGGGCTGTTGCCCAAACCATAAATTGTTACTCCTGAAAAAAATCAGGGTAGGCCCTGAACCCTGTGCCCCGAAGGCTCTCGGGGTATTGTTTCATGGTCTCTCAGCTCATTAGTTTTTATTAGATTTCCCGAACTTAATTCGGGATTCAGAATGACGGCAGGGACATTTTCCTGTTTGGGCAACAGACTGTAAAGTAAAAACAGGAGCGCATTGAGGCATCTTTTTCCAACTGATTACTCATTATTTGGTGTGTTATTACACCATTACAATGATACTTAGGTGCTGATTTGCACCAACCTATAACCGGCGTTCCGGTTTCTACCGGCAAACTTTCCCTATTAATTCAGGAACAATTAACCACAACCCCCCCCCCTGGTATGAATGATGCATGTTTTACATACGCAACAAATACCTAATACAATAGAAACAAAGCTGGCAGCAACAGTCCGAGGTTATTAAATTATAAACCAAGAAACAAGAAAAAAACTCATTAGGAGGTAACGAGGATGAAAAAGTTAAGTTATTGTTTGGTTGCTCTCAGTTGTCTGGCTCTTATTTTGACTATGGGATTCGGGAGCCACTCCAAGGCTGAGGCAGCCGACGCTGTTCACATTAGTTATGGCTACCATCCTTACTGGACAGGGGGATGGTCGGGCGTTGTTATAAAACACCGGGGACTCTGGAAAAAGTACCTTCCAAAGGGAAGTACCGTAAAATTCGAGGCACACCTTACCGGACCCCCAATAGTAAACGCCCTTCTGGCCGATAAGATGCAAATCGGCACCATGGGAGACATGCCATCTCTTGTGGCAACAACCAAAAAACGACAGGGGGATATTCGTCTTGTCAGTGTTCCCATGTTCAGTAACGGTCAGAACTGTAACCTGTTGGTTGTACGGAAGGATGCCCCTGATTTTAAAAGTCCCATGGAGGCACTCAAGTGGTTGAATGGGAAAAAGGTCGCTGTACACAGAGGAACCTGTGCCAACAGATTCCTGGATTCTATTCTGGAAAAGACCGGGGTAAAGCCCGCCGAGCGTCTTGATATGACGATTGAGGTCATTGCCTCGAACTTTGAGGCCGGCAAGCTGGACGGAGCCGCAATGTGGGAACCCCATGCCCGCAGGATTGTGAATCAGGGGTTTGCCAAATATGCAGCCACGGGGGCTCCCTGGGGTGAAACAGATGCGGATTTCACATTAATGCGGCAGGACTTTATTGAAAAACATCCGGAAGCGGCCAAGGGCTGGATACTGGCTGAAATAGAAGCAGAAAGAATCATGATTAATGAACCTATGGCCGTGGCCAAGATGGTAATGGAAGAGACCCAGGGCTATTCGGAAAAAACGCTCTGGGAGGCCCTTTACGAGGTGCATCCGGCATCCATAGGAGGAGATCCGGTCAAGTATGTTGCAAAGATGGTCTTCGACAAAGATGTTCTCAAGCTTATGGACCTTGGTTATGCATTTCTCCACAGGATGAAGGTCATCAGGACCGGCTCAATCCCTGAGGGTGCTATTAATGACAAACCGCTGAGGGCAGCCCTTAAGGAGTTAGGGTTACCTTACCAGGCCGTTGGTGAGATCAAGGGGTTACCGGCATCTGCCTACAAAGGTAATTAGCAAGTAAAACTACACTACGGCACAAGGGGGCTTGACAAGCCCCCTTGTGCATACATAACCTATTGAACAAAGGGGAGGTTTCTAAGTTATATATTATGAGTATGAACTTTATCTTTCCAATAGTCGTTATTTCGGCCTTCGCTATATGGATATTCTACTATCGCCAAAAGAAACTCGCATTCTTCTCAGGCATCTCTACCGGCGAACAGATTAGAAAAACACTGACCAGCCAAAGATTCTGGCTGCTTATATTAGGGTTTGTCCTGACCATAGGGTTCTGGTATGTTGCGGTCTACTGGCTGCCCTTTAAGGCCTTTCACCGTTTACCGGGACCTGACGAAGTTATCACCGAATGGCTGAGCCGGGACCCCTATTACGGCATCTCCATCTACACGAAAGAGTACTATGTACACATTCTTTACAGCACCTACCGGGCGACAACCGCTTTTGTATTGGCCACAGTCCTTGGCGTGCCTTTTGGATTGATTATGGGATGGAACAGGAGATTTTATGAATACTCCTTCCCACTGGTGGAGATGATCAGACCCATACCCCCTCTGGCCTGGGTCCCTCTCGCAATCCTTATGCTCCCCGGGTCTGAACCGGCCGTTATCTTTGTAACGTTTCTGGTAGCATTCTTCGTTACGGCTCTTAACACGCTCCTGGGGGTTCAATCCATTGACGAGGCCTATTTCCGTGCAGCCCGATGCCTCGGTGCAAGTTCAAAAGAAATCCTTTACGATGTTGTGATTCCAGGCTCTCTTCCTTTTATCTTTACCGGTTTGCAGATTGCCATGGGAGCGGCCTGGTTTTCTCTTGTAGCAGGGGAAATGATTGCGGCACAATACGGGTTGGGATACCTTATCTGGCAGGGATATTCTCTCGTTAAGTACCCAACCATAATCATAGGGATGTTGACGTTAGGCATTATTGGATATATCAGCAGTGTAGCAATTCGTTATGTTGGCAAAAAGTTGATGGCATGGCGGGAACAGGACCTGAGCGGATCCGGCGCTACTTATGAATAGTTAATTCAGAGAAATGAGATAAGAGAGTTAAAAATGTCGACTTTAAGTCTAAAGAACTATAACAATGGAGAAAAAAGAGGTGCACTCTCAATCCGGAATGCAACTAAAATCTACGACCCGGAAGGGGTGCATGTGGTTGCACTGGAGGAGTGCTCTCTGGAGGTCAAGGCAGGTGAATTCGTGGCGGTAGTCGGACCATCAGGGTGTGGCAAAACGACCTTGCTCAATATCATGGCCGGCTTTGATTCTCTGACCCGTGGAGAAATACATCTTGACGGTGAATTGTTAGCTGCACCCGGCGTCAAGCCCAATCCCGGACCTGACAGGGTGGTTGTCTTTCAGCAGGGAGCCCTTTTCCCCTGGAAGACCGTCCTTGAAAATGTCATTTACGGCCCGGTAATACAAAAAAAGATGTCCAAAGACGAGGCAATGAAGACCGGCCGGGAGAGGCTTAGCCGGGTCGGGCTGGGACAGATAGAAAATGTATATCCCGGCCAACTCTCCTCCGGTATGCAGAGGAGAGTCGAGATTGTGAGGGCGCTTATAAACAATCCCCTCGTTCTCTTATTGGACGAACCATTCAGGGGCATGGATTCGGTGACCAAAAGTGCCAGTCATGCATGCCTGCTGGAACTTTATGATATATTTCACAAAACGATTTACTTTATTACCCATGACCTGGAGGAGGCCATCTTCCTGTCCGACACCGTTGCGGTTATGACTACACGGCCCGGCAAGATCCGATTGACAATAGATGTGGACCTGCCACGCCCGAGAAACTATCGCATGCTTTCTTCCGACAAGTTCCTGAAATTGAAGGCGATGGCCAAGGATGCGGTCCATGAGGAGGCCTTGAAGGCATTCCAACGTGGTGAAAGGGAGTTGGCATAATATGGATGAGATGAACACCTCAAAAACAGACCAGGATACAGGATTGACCGTTAAAAGAGGTACGTCATTAAGCATGAAACTGAAGAAGAAGCTCCTGAACAGGACCAACATAAACGGTGCCGTCGCCATTTTGGGCTTTTTTGTATTATGGTACATCCTCGTAGTGATTCAGGCTCCGTTTATGAAACATATCCCCACACCTATAACAGTCTCAAAGACATTCCTTGTATTTCTTCAAAAGAAACTCTTCTGGATAAGCCTGTGGTTCAGTACAAAAAGGGTATTCTATGGGTTTGCCGTTGCCATGATCCTGGGTATCCCCCTGGGTCTTGCCATGGGATGGAGTCAAAAATTTAAAGACCTGGCCTTCCCGGTGTTCGAAGTCTTACGTCCAATCCCCCCCTTAGCCTGGGTTCCCGTCTCCATCCTTTTTTGGCCAACCAACGAACTCAGCATTATCTTCATAACATTCATCGGCGCTTTTTTTACCATTGTGCTGAATGTGTTACGGGGGGTGGCATCTATCGACAAAGAACTGTACCGTTCCGCTATCTCTCTGGGAGCCAAACCACGGCATATATTCTGGAAGATCATTCTGCCTGCGAGTATCCCGTCCATTGCCACCGGTATGATGGTAGGCATAGGTATTACCTGGAACGTTGTGATAGCCGCCGAGATGATCGCCGGCAACAGGGGTATAGGACGGCTTACATGGGAAGGTTATCTTGCCGGCGATACACCAACGATCATAGTAGGCATGATCACCATAGGTTTTGCCGGGTGGCTTTCAAGCGCAATCGTCAAGATCGTTGCAGACAAAATGATGCCTTGGCGCAAACTATTTTAGAATATATCGAGGTGTAAAAATGGATACGGTTAAAGAAAAAAAGGGACATTTGAAGGCTGTTAAACTCATCAAACGCTTCCATCAGGCTGGAAGAGAGCCTCTGGTGGTCTTAAAGGATTGTTCCCTATCTGTTGAACCGGGAAAGCTGAATGTATTGATCGGAACTTCCGGTTGTGGCAAATCCACTCTGGCAAACATTCTGGCCGGATACGATCGTCCAAATTCCGGACGGATAACGATGGATGGGACCCCGCTGAACGGCTCCGGCCCCGACAGGCTGATGGTTTTTCAGGAAACCGCCCTATGGCCCTGGATGACCGTCATTGACAACGTGATTTTCGGCCCTACTGTCCGTGGTGAAATGTCGAAAAAGAAGGCCAAGCTGGAAGCCACCCGGATTCTTGAACTGGTCGGACTTCAGGACTTCTGTGAAAAATACCCTGCTCAGCTCTCAGGCGGTATGCAACGCAGAGCCGAACTGGCACGGGCACTGATCAACAATCCCAAGGTCATGATAATGGATGAGCCCTTCAGGGGGCTTGATGATATGACGCGTGAGCTTATGCAGGAGTACTATCTCAAGATTTTTGATGAGAGCCATTGCACCACCCTCTTTATCACCGCTGAAATTGAGGAGGCCATCTTCCTTGCCGATCGTATCCTCATAATGACCTATCTCCCTGGAAGTATCAAAACGGTTATCGAGGTAGACCTGCCCAGACCCCGTGACTATAGGGTCCTTACTTCAAAACGCTATCTGGAGATTAAAGGGGAAACACTTGAGTGTCTGCACGAGGAAGGACAAAAATCTTTCGGTGATGAATGTAATATAGCAAGCAGTATGGTGGCTGAATTCAGACGGTTAGCCAAAGAGGTAGAGTGAAGGTTCAGGGATGTTTTGCTATTGGTGCGAGAGAGGGGAGTTGAACCCCTACGGGAAATCCCACTGGATCCTAAGTCCAGCGCGTCTGCCGGTTCCGCCACTCTCGCTTAGGAGTGCTACCACAAATTTTAATGCATTTTACGGTATTCCGTCAATTATTCTGTTACAGGAGTTCCACAATTTGACTGGTTTTATCCCGCCCCTATCCCCTTCCCCCGGAGTGGCGGCTTAAAATCAAGGGACTGAAAGAAACCATAGTGATTTACCCATCGATCCTCCGATACCAATATAGACTCCTACAGAAAACGGCTTTCTCCTGAATCCCCTCTGAATTGCCTTTATTATCCTTGTTTTTCTCTGTTATAATTACTTATTGCTGGATTGGGGGGGATTATACTATGAAGTTTTGGCTTGGGCTCATCCTCGGAGCCCTTATCCTCGGGGCCATCGTGTTTCTTTCCGGCTGCGACTCGGGTGGGGAGCGGAAGGAGATTGACTTGAGCGCCCGGATCAGCAATGCCGATTTACGGAAACTTGCTCAGGCCAAGAAAGATGTTGACGTGTTGTGGTTCGGCTTTGACCTGCGAGCCGGTCCGAAAGAGGATGCCCGGCAGTACATACCGTTTCTGAAATATCTGCAAAGATCAACCGGCTATCGATTTAATCTCCGATTCACACCGAAAGGCGGCAGTATTGCAAATGAACTTGGCAGGGGTGTGGTGCAGTTCGCAGCCGTTGGAGCGGGCACCTACATCTTGGCACACGCCAAATACGGGGTCATCCCGGTCGTACGCGGACTCAACTCACAGGGAAAGGCACAATACCGCTCCGTGATCGTCGTACGGCCCGACAGTCCCATCCGGAAGATTGAAGACCTGCGGGGCAGGAACTTCGCCTTCGGGAGCATCACCTCCACGCAGGGGTATCTTATTCCAGGGATTATTCTGCTCAAGCACGGCATTACACTAAGAGATCTCGGATCTTACCGCTTTACGGGTTCACACCGCAACTGTGCCAAGGCAGTAATATCCCATCGATTCGATGCCTGCGGGATGCAGGACACAATGGGTAAGAAGCTGGCAAAGGAAGGGCTGCTCCGCATCATATACACATCGAAACCCTATCCATCCAGCGGCATTGCGGCCAACAGGGACGTCCCCTCCGTGGTTCTGTCCAGGGTCAAACAGGCCCTGCTTGATTTTCAGCCCAAGGGGCGCGATGCGGCGGGCCTCTACAATTGGGACAAGACAGAGATGCCACGGGGGTTTATAGAGGCCCATGACGGGGATTACGCGGAACTTCGCAAATGGGCAAAGAAACTCGGGTATATTCCCGACATCAACCCTGAGACGGTGCCGTGAGACTTCAAACCAAAATCATCCTGCTGATCTTCTTCATTGCGGTAAGCATCGGTCTGTTGTCTTCACTGTTGGTCAGCCGCCTCATGTTCAAGGCATTGGAGAAGGAGATGGAACAGGAAGGTCTAATCCTTGCCCAGGCACTCGCGGAACATATCACTCTCGATGTAATCAACCACGATATTCTTTCCACCCGTGAAGCCCTCCGTAATATTGTGAGGCGCACGGAGGACGTGGACTTTGCATACGTCATCGGATTCGACGGAAGTATATTCACATACTCATTCGAGGGTGGTTTTCCAAGGGCATTGCTGAAGAAAACGCATGAAGTGCTCCACGGGGAAGCCATTGACAGGTACACAACCGGGGAAGGCCCTATTGTGGAAATAGGCTACCCGCTCATCAACGGCATGCAAGCACGAATCTACGTAGGGGTGAATGAGAGGAATATATACAGCCAAATCGACAACATGCGTAATCGCATAATATACCTCACTTTCAGCATAGTGCTGCTTGGTATTTTGTTGGGCATTATTCTGAGCCGTCGTATTGTCAGGCCCCTCGAACGGTTGTCGGAATCCATGCGGGCCTTCGGTAAAGGGGAAGTTGAAGATGAGATTGTTTTGAGCGGTAAAGGGCTGGAAGTGAATGAACTGATGCGCTCCTTCAATAATATGATATCCGGACGTAAACGGGTGGAGGAGGAATTACGCAGAGTCAACCGTGCGCTTAAGACGCTCAGTGGATGCAACCAGGCGGTATTGCGTGCCGGGGAGGAGGCGGACCTGCTGCGTGACATATGCCGGATCATAGTGGAATACGGCGGCTATCGCATGGCATGGGTCGGCTTCGCCGAGCAGGACGAAGACAAGACCGTACGTGTCGTGGCACAGGCAGGATACGATGATGGGTATCTCGGTACGGTGAACATAACATGGGCGGATACGGAACAGGGGCGTGGTCCCACAGGCACGGCCATCCGGACCGGCAAACCCTGCATTGCAAAAAACATCCTGACCGATCCTGAATACACCCCCTGGCGGGCTGAAGCGACCAGACGCGGCTATGCATCATCGCTATCTCTCCCCCTGACCGCAAACGCACAGCCCTTTGGTGCGCTGAACATATATGCCGCGGAACCGGATGCCTTTGACACAGAGGAAGTGAAGCTGCTGACGGAACTGTCCGACGACCTGGTGTTCGGCATCAAGTCGCTGCGCGCGCGAATTAAGCACAAGCAAACGAGGGAGGAGAAAGAAGAGATACATGCCCAACTCCTCCACGCGCAGAAAATGGAAGCCGTTGGAACATTAACCGCGGGGATAGCCCACGACTTCAATAATCTGCTGACAGCCATCATTGGTTACAGCGAGATCCTGTTGAACCGTCTTGAAGAACGCAACCCCCTGCGCAAGGACATTGAACAGATCAAGAAAGCCGGGGAACGGGCCGCCTCGCTGACCCGTCAGCTCCTGGCCTTCAGCCGCAGGCAGGTGCTCCAAACTAAGGTACTGAACCTCAATGCCCTGGTTGAGGGTATGGATAACATGCTTCGGCATCTTATCGGTGAGGACGTTGACCTAATTACCGTTTTAGGGCCGGGGCTGGCGTGTGTAAAAGCCGATCCGGGCCAGATCGAACATGTCATCATGAACCTCGCCATCAACGCCCGCGACGCCATGCCCGAAGGCAGAAAACTCACTATCATGACGGAAAACGTGACCCTGAACAAAGTCCATTGCTCTACCATCCCCGAGGCCCGACCCGGTGACTTTGTCTGTCTGTCCGTTGCGGACTCGGGTGTCGGCATGGATAAAGAAATCCTCCAGCACATCTTTGAACCCTTCTTCAGCACAAAGGAAGCTGGAAAGGGGACCGGCCTCGGCCTGTCCGTTGTCTACGGCATTGTTAAACAGCACGGCGGGTGGGTAAATGTTTACAGTGAGCCCGGACAAGGCTCGATATTCAAGGTCTACCTGCCGGCTTTTTTCGCGACTGCGGACGACAAAACCGAAGAGACAGTCCCGTTACAGGGGCTTCGGGGCAACGGCGAACGGATTCTCCTTGTTGAGGATGAAACAGAGGTCCTTGAATTTGCCGTGAGGGTGCTTGCTGAAAACAACTACTCCGTATTTAAGGCCGCAAATGCAAAAGAGGCGATGGATATCTTTGAGAGAGAAAAGGGGGATTTCCATGTTGTCTTCAGCGACGTGGTACTGCCTGATAAAAACGGTCTTCAGTTGGTTAACCAATTACTCTCTCACAAACCCGGACTCCGGGTCTTGCTGAGCAGCGGGTACGCGGACCGGAAAACGCAATGGCCCCTTATACGCAAAATGGGATTCCGGTTTCTACAGAAACCTTACGCCTTGAGCGATCTGCTTCTGGCAGTCAGAGAGGTTTTAGGGCAGGCCGGATAAAAACAGCGAAACAAAAGCCTGCATATCTCAGATGCAGGTTTAAATGATATACATTTACTCTGACTTGTCATTTCAAGCCTCTCTTGACACCTCCAAGGCCCTTCGTCCTTTTTATTTATAATCGAGTTATTGTAAACTTATATTAGATCAATATCCCCTGTGCCGTAGAGCACTGTTAAGGTTCTTCCGGGAAGTCCTGAAATCTCCCGAAGGGACAGGTTATGCATATTGTAATACCTCTACCCATATATTTACCGGAAGGATTCATAACTTCTTCACAGTCGGAATACTATTATAGGATATGGATAATATGAAAATACTGATTGTAGAAGATGAGCAAAAGATAGCGGATATCGTAAAGGCCTATCTTGAAAAGGAAGGCTTTACGATATTTACTGCTGAAAACGGCCGGCGTGCCATTGAACTACTGAAAGAGGGTTTTGGTTTGATCATTCTCGATTTAATGCTTCCGGATATCTCAGGAGAAGAGATATGCAGCACAATCCGTAACGACTCGGATATTCCGATTATAATGTTAACCGCAAAGAGTGAAGAAGATGAGAGAATCAAGGGCCTGGGCCTTGGAGCCGACGACTACGTTGTCAAACCCTTCAGCCCAAGAGAACTCGTAGCACGTGTAAAGGCACTTTTAAGGAGGACAAAGGGGCAGAAGAAGGCTTACAGTTTCAACGGCAGCGATCTCACGATAGATGCTTCTTCTCTTGAGGTATACAAGGGAGGAGCCCTGGTAGTCCTTACACCTACCGAGTTTAAGCTGCTTCAATGCCTTGCGGAGAGGCCCGGGCAGGTCTTTACCCGTTTGCAGCTTGTCAACACTATCCTGGGATATGACTTTGAAGGGTATGACAGGACAATCGATGCACACATAAAAAACATAAGGCAGAAGATAGAAGACAGCCCGAGGAACCCCGCCTATATAAAAACCGTCTATGGTGTAGGGTACAAATTCATCGGCAAGGCAGATGAGGACTAAGTTATTCCTTTCCTTCATACTCATAATACTTCTTGCTCTGCTGTCCAACACCGTCTTTGAAAGACTGATCAGGAACGATTTCAAGGAATACATCCAGAGCACACAGGAAGACAAGGTTTACTGGGTCCTGGCAACGGTCGAGGGGAGCTACAGGAACAAGAGATGGGAAATGCCCCTCCTTAAAGAGGCCCTTCACTGGAGCATAATGCTTGGCTTTGAGGCATATGTTGTTGACCCCTCGGGCAAAAAGCTCCTCTCATCGACAGACACTCTCTCTATGCTCAATACAACGATGCTTAAGAGGATGAGCGCCCTCTTTGAACTCCCTACAGGAGTTGGGGAATTCACATGGTATCCACTCTTTGTGGAAGGAAATGAAATAGGGAAACTCTACATCCGTCCTTTGAAGCGACTCGGGTTTGTACCCCGGAAAGAATCCATCTTTCTCAGGCGTGGCAGGGAATTCCTTCTTATCTCATTTTTAATTGCAGGTGCCGGAGCCCTTCTCCTTTCGGTCCTCTTCACCATCTTTCTTTCAATGCCGATCAGGAGATTGACAAAGGCTGCAGAAAAGATAGCAGCGGGTGATTTCACCGTCAAGATAAAGAGACAGCACAAACCGTTATACGGATTGCTCAGGACAGAGGACGAGATAGACAGACTGACAAGGGCCTTCAATTATATGGCTGAGGCCCTGAAGCGAGAGGATGCCCTGAGAAAGCACCTGACATCCAATATAGCCCATGAGCTGAGGACCCCCCTGACAATAATTAAAGGTAACCTTGAAGCGATCGAAGACGGAGTTATTTCCGATGCACAATCCGTTCTTAAAAATATCAACTCTGAAATAGAGAGAATCATTTCCCTCATCGAAGGCATTGACGACATAACCCAGGCTGAAGCAAGTTTTTTTAAAAAGGGAAAAAAAGAACGGATACGCCTTGCGGAACTTATACGTTCAATTGTTGATGGCATGAGACAGCTCATTGAAGAAAAGGGGCTTTCAATAGAGATATCAGGACCTGATATTACTGTGGAAACTTACCCTGAAAAGCTCCACATCATCCTGAAGAACCTTATCACAAACGCCTGTAAATTTACTGAAAGGGGCGGCATTGAGATATCATGGCAGGGTGAGCCGACCAATGATCCGGGAACTTTTTCTATTTCCGTAAGGGACTCCGGAAGAGGAATACAGAGGAAGGACCTTCATAGAATCTTTGACCGTTTTTACAAAGACAGGGAATCCCCGGGAAGAGGACTTGGTCTTGCTATTGTGAAGGAGTTGACAGAGACAATGGATGGGACGATACAGGTGCGTAGCCGGCCACAGAAGGGAACAGAATTCTTAATCCAGTTCGAGGAGACCGAAGGATGACCGGATTTTG
This bacterium BMS3Abin08 DNA region includes the following protein-coding sequences:
- the cmpD_2 gene encoding bicarbonate transport ATP-binding protein CmpD, yielding MSTLSLKNYNNGEKRGALSIRNATKIYDPEGVHVVALEECSLEVKAGEFVAVVGPSGCGKTTLLNIMAGFDSLTRGEIHLDGELLAAPGVKPNPGPDRVVVFQQGALFPWKTVLENVIYGPVIQKKMSKDEAMKTGRERLSRVGLGQIENVYPGQLSSGMQRRVEIVRALINNPLVLLLDEPFRGMDSVTKSASHACLLELYDIFHKTIYFITHDLEEAIFLSDTVAVMTTRPGKIRLTIDVDLPRPRNYRMLSSDKFLKLKAMAKDAVHEEALKAFQRGERELA
- the phnD_2 gene encoding phosphate-import protein PhnD precursor; the protein is MKFWLGLILGALILGAIVFLSGCDSGGERKEIDLSARISNADLRKLAQAKKDVDVLWFGFDLRAGPKEDARQYIPFLKYLQRSTGYRFNLRFTPKGGSIANELGRGVVQFAAVGAGTYILAHAKYGVIPVVRGLNSQGKAQYRSVIVVRPDSPIRKIEDLRGRNFAFGSITSTQGYLIPGIILLKHGITLRDLGSYRFTGSHRNCAKAVISHRFDACGMQDTMGKKLAKEGLLRIIYTSKPYPSSGIAANRDVPSVVLSRVKQALLDFQPKGRDAAGLYNWDKTEMPRGFIEAHDGDYAELRKWAKKLGYIPDINPETVP
- a CDS encoding DsrE/DsrF-like family protein, with protein sequence MQNELVSLPHDREQKKVEPLFLVVCTSGLNAPATARSALMFATIAATANSRTILYCVQDGVDLMVKGAVDREPDTKPGKPTLKQRLREAVESGIEFQVCSQSFANKGLKEDDLIPQAKITGAATLIDLALDSDGFLAF
- a CDS encoding OsmC-like protein, with the protein product MLNSLDEMQIKKLVDVLKASPELGVTVTKAKSVWRGGFKIETAVKDFKVLADEPCSLGGSDSAPNPMALLLSAYGACLSIVFVFLATMKDIQIEKLEIELEGDVDIPAFLAKEKPSGTDSTPGFNEIRTKVFVKSKAALEELEEICEQALAISPVGQTMIKPVKLSNEFSKRRLA
- the cmpB_2 gene encoding bicarbonate transport system permease protein CmpB, with amino-acid sequence MDEMNTSKTDQDTGLTVKRGTSLSMKLKKKLLNRTNINGAVAILGFFVLWYILVVIQAPFMKHIPTPITVSKTFLVFLQKKLFWISLWFSTKRVFYGFAVAMILGIPLGLAMGWSQKFKDLAFPVFEVLRPIPPLAWVPVSILFWPTNELSIIFITFIGAFFTIVLNVLRGVASIDKELYRSAISLGAKPRHIFWKIILPASIPSIATGMMVGIGITWNVVIAAEMIAGNRGIGRLTWEGYLAGDTPTIIVGMITIGFAGWLSSAIVKIVADKMMPWRKLF
- the tauA gene encoding taurine-binding periplasmic protein precursor; translation: MKKLSYCLVALSCLALILTMGFGSHSKAEAADAVHISYGYHPYWTGGWSGVVIKHRGLWKKYLPKGSTVKFEAHLTGPPIVNALLADKMQIGTMGDMPSLVATTKKRQGDIRLVSVPMFSNGQNCNLLVVRKDAPDFKSPMEALKWLNGKKVAVHRGTCANRFLDSILEKTGVKPAERLDMTIEVIASNFEAGKLDGAAMWEPHARRIVNQGFAKYAATGAPWGETDADFTLMRQDFIEKHPEAAKGWILAEIEAERIMINEPMAVAKMVMEETQGYSEKTLWEALYEVHPASIGGDPVKYVAKMVFDKDVLKLMDLGYAFLHRMKVIRTGSIPEGAINDKPLRAALKELGLPYQAVGEIKGLPASAYKGN
- the cmpD_3 gene encoding bicarbonate transport ATP-binding protein CmpD, with translation MDTVKEKKGHLKAVKLIKRFHQAGREPLVVLKDCSLSVEPGKLNVLIGTSGCGKSTLANILAGYDRPNSGRITMDGTPLNGSGPDRLMVFQETALWPWMTVIDNVIFGPTVRGEMSKKKAKLEATRILELVGLQDFCEKYPAQLSGGMQRRAELARALINNPKVMIMDEPFRGLDDMTRELMQEYYLKIFDESHCTTLFITAEIEEAIFLADRILIMTYLPGSIKTVIEVDLPRPRDYRVLTSKRYLEIKGETLECLHEEGQKSFGDECNIASSMVAEFRRLAKEVE
- the cmpB_1 gene encoding bicarbonate transport system permease protein CmpB, whose translation is MSMNFIFPIVVISAFAIWIFYYRQKKLAFFSGISTGEQIRKTLTSQRFWLLILGFVLTIGFWYVAVYWLPFKAFHRLPGPDEVITEWLSRDPYYGISIYTKEYYVHILYSTYRATTAFVLATVLGVPFGLIMGWNRRFYEYSFPLVEMIRPIPPLAWVPLAILMLPGSEPAVIFVTFLVAFFVTALNTLLGVQSIDEAYFRAARCLGASSKEILYDVVIPGSLPFIFTGLQIAMGAAWFSLVAGEMIAAQYGLGYLIWQGYSLVKYPTIIIGMLTLGIIGYISSVAIRYVGKKLMAWREQDLSGSGATYE